From a single Sphingobium lignivorans genomic region:
- the rpoB gene encoding DNA-directed RNA polymerase subunit beta, with product MATKALPPSTAGESAKKRIRKVFGNIHEVVQMPNLIEVQRESYEQFLRSNPAIGYVSGLEKTLRSVFPIRDFAGTAELDFVHYELEDPKYDTEECRQRGITYAAPMRVTLRLIVFEVDADTETRSVLDIKEQDVYMGDMPLMTQNGTFIINGTERVIVSQMHRSPGVLFDHDRGKTHSSGKYLFAARVIPYRGSWLDFEFDAKDIVNVRIDRKRKLPVTALLYALGLNSEDILGEFYNKITYVRGQNGWQIPYTAEAWRGQKPMFDIVDAKTGEVVFAAGQKISPRAALKAQKDGLESLVIPTEEIYGRYSAYDLINEATGAIYIEAGDEVSPENLAKLDEAGIDRIELLDIDHVNTGPWIRNTLKVDKAEDRDHALSDIYRVMRPGEPPTRETAEALFEGLFFDGERYDLSAVGRVKLNMRLGLDAEDTITTLRREDILAVVKELVNLKDGKGEIDDIDNLGNRRVRSVGELLENQYRVGLLRMERAVKERMSSVDVSTVMPNDLINAKPAVAAVREFFGSSQLSQFMDQTNPLSEITHKRRVSALGPGGLTRERAGFEVRDVHPTHYGRICPIETPEGPNIGLINSLASFSRVNKYGFIETPYRKVVDNKVTDEVVYLSAMEEAKHTIAQANAELTEDGQFVEELVSSREAGEFLMAPRDHITLMDVSPKQLVSVAASLIPFLENDDANRALMGSNMQRQAVPLVRAEAPFVGTGMEETVARDSGAAIAAKRSGIVDQVDATRIVIRATEDVEPGRSGVDIYTLMKFQRSNQDTCINQRPLVKVGDHVSAGDVIADGPSTELGELALGRNSLVAFMPWNGYNYEDSILISERIVKDDVFTSIHIEEFEVMARDTKLGPEDITRDIPNVGEEALRNLDEAGIVYIGAEVEPGDILVGKITPKGESPMTPEEKLLRAIFGEKASDVRDTSLRLPPGVAGTIVEVRVFNRHGIDKDERAMAIEREEIDRLAKDREDERAILNRATFNRLREMLIGQVATAAPKGVKKGVEIDEALLSEVERHEWWKFAVADDTRQTQLEAVKAQYDEAVKLIVEKFEDRVEKLQRGDELPPGVLKMVKVFVAVKRKLQPGDKMAGRHGNKGVISRILPIEDMPFLEDGTPVDIVLNPLGVPSRMNVGQIFETHLGWAARGLGQQIKQALQDWREANPGVTGGEMPEAVKERLLTVYGDNYAAEIEARSSEQIVELASNLVTGVPIATPVFDGAREADVSAMLELAGLDPSGQSTLFDGRTGDAFDRKVTVGIIYMLKLHHLVDDKIHARSIGPYSLVTQQPLGGKAQFGGQRFGEMEVWALQAYGAAYTLQEMLTVKSDDVVGRTKVYEAIVKGDDTFEAGIPESFNVLVKEMRSLGLNVELAALEDMSDEDGDGELPEAAE from the coding sequence ATGGCAACCAAGGCTCTCCCCCCCTCCACGGCCGGCGAAAGCGCCAAGAAGCGCATCCGCAAGGTTTTCGGCAACATCCACGAAGTGGTGCAGATGCCGAATCTGATCGAAGTGCAGCGGGAGAGCTATGAGCAGTTCCTGCGCTCCAATCCCGCGATCGGCTATGTGTCCGGCCTGGAGAAGACTCTGCGCAGCGTCTTCCCGATCCGCGACTTCGCCGGCACGGCGGAGCTGGACTTCGTTCATTACGAGCTCGAGGATCCCAAGTACGACACCGAGGAGTGCCGTCAGCGCGGCATCACTTATGCAGCGCCGATGCGCGTGACGCTTCGCCTGATCGTGTTCGAAGTGGACGCCGACACCGAGACCCGCTCCGTCCTCGATATCAAGGAGCAGGACGTCTACATGGGCGACATGCCGCTCATGACGCAGAACGGCACGTTCATCATCAATGGCACCGAGCGCGTCATCGTGTCCCAGATGCACCGTTCGCCTGGCGTGCTGTTCGACCATGACCGTGGCAAGACCCACTCGTCTGGCAAGTATCTCTTCGCTGCCCGCGTGATCCCCTACCGCGGTTCCTGGCTGGACTTCGAGTTCGACGCCAAGGACATCGTGAATGTCCGCATCGACCGCAAGCGCAAGCTGCCGGTAACGGCGCTGCTCTATGCGCTCGGCCTGAACAGCGAGGATATCCTCGGCGAGTTCTACAACAAGATCACTTATGTCCGCGGCCAGAACGGCTGGCAGATCCCCTACACAGCCGAAGCCTGGCGCGGCCAGAAGCCGATGTTCGACATCGTCGACGCCAAGACCGGCGAGGTGGTGTTCGCTGCGGGCCAGAAGATCAGTCCGCGCGCGGCACTCAAGGCACAGAAGGACGGCCTTGAATCGCTCGTCATCCCGACCGAGGAAATCTATGGCCGCTACAGCGCCTATGACCTCATCAATGAGGCCACTGGCGCGATCTATATCGAAGCGGGCGATGAGGTTTCCCCCGAGAATCTCGCCAAGCTGGATGAAGCCGGGATCGATCGCATCGAGCTGCTCGATATCGATCACGTCAACACGGGCCCGTGGATTCGCAACACGCTGAAGGTCGACAAGGCCGAGGATCGCGACCATGCGCTGTCGGACATTTACCGCGTCATGCGCCCCGGCGAGCCGCCGACGCGCGAGACGGCCGAAGCCCTGTTCGAAGGCCTGTTCTTCGACGGCGAGCGCTATGATCTCTCGGCCGTGGGCCGCGTGAAGCTCAACATGCGCCTTGGCCTCGACGCTGAGGACACCATCACCACGCTGCGCCGCGAGGACATCCTTGCAGTCGTCAAGGAGCTGGTGAACCTCAAGGACGGCAAGGGCGAGATCGACGACATCGACAATCTCGGCAACCGCCGCGTGCGTTCGGTGGGCGAGCTGCTGGAAAACCAGTATCGCGTCGGCCTGCTGCGCATGGAGCGCGCCGTGAAGGAGCGCATGTCGAGCGTCGACGTCTCGACGGTGATGCCGAATGACCTCATCAACGCCAAGCCCGCTGTGGCTGCCGTGCGCGAGTTCTTCGGCTCCTCCCAGCTCTCGCAGTTCATGGACCAGACCAACCCGCTCTCCGAGATCACGCACAAGCGTCGCGTCTCGGCGCTCGGGCCGGGCGGTCTCACCCGCGAACGCGCCGGCTTCGAGGTCCGCGACGTTCACCCGACCCATTATGGCCGCATCTGCCCCATCGAGACGCCGGAAGGCCCGAACATCGGCCTGATCAACTCGCTGGCGAGCTTCTCGCGCGTCAACAAGTACGGCTTCATCGAGACGCCCTATCGCAAGGTGGTCGACAACAAGGTGACCGACGAGGTCGTCTATCTGTCCGCCATGGAAGAAGCGAAGCACACGATCGCGCAGGCCAATGCGGAGCTGACCGAGGACGGTCAGTTCGTCGAGGAACTCGTTTCCTCGCGTGAAGCCGGTGAGTTCCTGATGGCGCCGCGCGATCACATCACGCTGATGGACGTGAGCCCCAAGCAGCTCGTCTCGGTTGCCGCTTCGCTTATTCCGTTCCTGGAAAACGACGACGCCAACCGCGCGCTCATGGGCTCGAACATGCAGCGTCAGGCCGTGCCTCTGGTGCGGGCCGAGGCGCCGTTCGTCGGCACCGGCATGGAAGAGACGGTGGCACGCGATTCCGGCGCCGCCATCGCGGCCAAGCGCTCGGGCATCGTCGATCAGGTCGACGCGACCCGTATCGTCATCCGTGCCACGGAGGATGTGGAGCCGGGCCGTTCGGGCGTGGACATCTACACGCTGATGAAGTTCCAGCGCTCCAACCAGGACACCTGCATCAACCAGCGTCCGCTGGTGAAGGTGGGCGACCATGTTTCCGCCGGAGACGTGATCGCTGACGGTCCGTCCACGGAGCTGGGTGAACTGGCGCTGGGCCGCAACAGCCTCGTCGCGTTCATGCCCTGGAACGGCTACAACTACGAAGACTCCATCCTCATCTCCGAGCGGATCGTGAAGGATGACGTCTTCACCTCGATCCACATCGAAGAGTTCGAGGTAATGGCCCGCGACACCAAGCTCGGGCCCGAGGACATCACGCGCGATATCCCGAATGTCGGCGAGGAAGCCCTGCGCAACCTCGACGAGGCGGGCATCGTCTACATCGGCGCCGAGGTCGAGCCGGGCGACATTCTCGTCGGCAAGATCACGCCGAAGGGTGAAAGCCCGATGACGCCGGAGGAAAAGCTCCTCCGCGCGATCTTCGGCGAGAAGGCCAGCGATGTGCGCGACACCTCGCTCCGCCTGCCCCCGGGCGTTGCCGGCACGATCGTCGAGGTGCGCGTGTTCAACCGCCATGGCATCGACAAGGACGAGCGCGCGATGGCGATCGAGCGTGAGGAGATCGACCGCCTCGCCAAGGACCGCGAGGACGAGCGCGCCATTCTCAATCGCGCCACGTTCAACCGTCTGCGCGAGATGCTGATCGGGCAGGTCGCCACGGCGGCCCCGAAGGGCGTGAAGAAGGGCGTCGAGATCGACGAGGCTCTGCTTTCCGAGGTCGAGCGCCACGAATGGTGGAAGTTCGCCGTGGCGGACGACACGCGCCAGACGCAGCTTGAAGCCGTAAAGGCGCAGTATGACGAGGCGGTGAAGCTGATCGTCGAGAAGTTCGAGGACCGTGTCGAGAAGCTGCAGCGCGGTGACGAACTGCCCCCGGGCGTGCTCAAGATGGTCAAGGTGTTCGTCGCGGTGAAGCGCAAGCTGCAGCCGGGCGACAAGATGGCCGGCCGTCACGGTAACAAGGGAGTCATCTCGCGCATCCTGCCGATCGAGGACATGCCGTTCCTTGAGGACGGCACCCCCGTCGACATCGTGTTGAACCCGCTCGGCGTGCCCTCGCGCATGAACGTCGGACAGATCTTCGAGACGCATCTGGGCTGGGCTGCGCGTGGTCTTGGCCAGCAGATCAAGCAAGCTCTGCAGGACTGGCGCGAGGCTAATCCCGGCGTGACCGGTGGCGAAATGCCGGAAGCGGTGAAGGAGCGGCTGCTCACGGTCTATGGCGACAATTACGCCGCGGAGATCGAGGCGCGCAGTTCCGAGCAGATCGTGGAGCTGGCTTCCAACTTGGTGACGGGCGTGCCGATCGCGACGCCTGTGTTCGACGGCGCCCGCGAGGCGGACGTATCGGCCATGCTGGAGTTGGCCGGGCTCGATCCCTCGGGGCAGTCGACGCTGTTCGATGGCCGCACCGGCGACGCCTTCGACCGCAAGGTGACTGTCGGCATCATCTACATGCTGAAGCTGCACCACCTGGTCGACGACAAGATCCATGCCCGTTCGATCGGCCCCTACAGCCTCGTCACCCAGCAGCCGCTGGGCGGCAAGGCCCAGTTTGGCGGCCAGCGCTTCGGTGAGATGGAGGTCTGGGCGCTCCAGGCATACGGCGCCGCATACACGCTGCAGGAAATGCTGACGGTGAAGTCCGACGACGTGGTCGGCCGCACCAAGGTCTATGAGGCGATCGTCAAGGGTGACGACACGTTCGAGGCCGGCATCCCCGAGAGCTTCAACGTGCTGGTCAAGGAAATGCGCTCGCTCGGCCTCAATGTGGAGCTGGCAGCGCTGGAAGACATGAGCGACGAGGACGGCGACGGCGAACTGCCCGAGGCCGCGGAATAA
- a CDS encoding superoxide dismutase family protein — MARLSSLPHAATAIALLALAACAQKAPPGAPPPPVPYAEAILYDNTGLPMGKVTLHPQGEALAGSITVRGGLTPGNHGMHIHTIGECKLPDFTSAGPHLNPTSAQHGTENPAGPHQGDLPMLTADARGEASLKFTAHTSLTALFDLDGASFVVHADPDDMKTDPTGNSGARVLCGVLYRKQGPGS, encoded by the coding sequence ATGGCCCGACTTTCTTCGCTTCCTCACGCCGCAACGGCAATCGCCCTGCTCGCGCTCGCGGCCTGCGCTCAAAAGGCACCTCCCGGCGCGCCTCCGCCGCCCGTGCCTTACGCAGAAGCGATTCTCTACGACAACACCGGCCTGCCGATGGGCAAGGTCACTCTGCACCCGCAAGGTGAAGCGCTCGCAGGGTCGATCACCGTGCGTGGCGGGCTGACCCCCGGCAATCATGGCATGCACATCCATACGATCGGCGAATGCAAACTGCCGGACTTCACGTCTGCCGGACCGCATCTCAACCCCACCAGTGCGCAGCACGGAACCGAGAATCCGGCCGGCCCGCATCAGGGCGACTTGCCAATGCTGACCGCCGATGCGCGCGGGGAGGCTTCCCTGAAGTTCACGGCACACACGTCGCTCACCGCGCTTTTCGATCTCGATGGCGCCTCATTCGTCGTGCATGCCGATCCCGATGACATGAAGACGGACCCGACCGGCAACAGCGGTGCTCGGGTTCTGTGCGGCGTCCTTTATCGCAAGCAGGGCCCCGGCTCGTAG
- a CDS encoding MFS transporter, whose protein sequence is MTRPARTIDLATLLDGRKLTPFNYLLICLSWLVTLFDGLDMMMMSFTAPYMQEELLLSDVQIGNAFSAGTLGMVVGGLIFTYVGDRIGRRPTIVMCTLAFGILTFLTGFATNYPALLTLRFLDGLAIGGALPLAWALNVEFVPPKMRATVVAFIMMGFSIGSATAAPLTNWLGPLYGWEGVYFAGGIGSVVCAIAIAIFLPESPRFLVSKGIKPELVSATLKRLDPAMDVQPGDRFVLGDEKKQDRNFRFSDLFVGNLRLLTPIIWIGYGASALGIFFKSAFGPLVLERMDVARETAANVSAIGALLGAISGVVIMRLSARYGLKFAATCTLLIVPMAVAVGMEWIPRAMLLPTIVVQGMLVGGCHAAIISQLALYYPSAIRASAGGWASAIGKIGGIVGPLIGGAILASGIPAVRTYAIAAICPFILFLAIIAISVLIRRPERQPPVEGRVAPAA, encoded by the coding sequence ATGACAAGACCGGCTCGCACGATCGATCTGGCGACACTGCTGGACGGTCGCAAGCTCACACCGTTCAATTATCTGCTGATTTGCCTCTCCTGGCTCGTGACCCTGTTCGACGGGCTCGACATGATGATGATGTCGTTCACCGCGCCTTATATGCAGGAAGAGCTGCTCCTGTCGGATGTGCAGATCGGCAATGCCTTCTCCGCCGGCACGCTCGGCATGGTGGTGGGCGGCCTCATCTTCACATATGTCGGTGACCGGATCGGCCGCCGCCCCACCATCGTCATGTGCACGCTTGCCTTCGGCATCCTCACCTTCCTCACCGGCTTCGCGACCAATTATCCCGCGCTGCTCACGCTGCGCTTTCTGGATGGGCTGGCGATCGGCGGCGCGCTGCCGCTGGCCTGGGCACTCAATGTCGAGTTCGTCCCGCCCAAGATGCGGGCGACGGTGGTGGCCTTCATCATGATGGGCTTCAGCATCGGCAGTGCGACCGCGGCCCCGCTCACCAACTGGCTGGGCCCGCTTTATGGCTGGGAAGGCGTGTATTTCGCCGGCGGCATCGGCTCGGTGGTCTGCGCCATCGCGATCGCCATCTTCCTGCCCGAGTCGCCGCGCTTCCTGGTGAGCAAGGGCATCAAGCCCGAGCTGGTGAGCGCCACGCTCAAGCGGCTCGACCCTGCCATGGATGTGCAGCCCGGCGACCGCTTCGTGCTCGGCGACGAGAAGAAGCAGGATCGCAATTTCCGCTTCAGCGATCTGTTCGTGGGCAATCTGCGGCTGCTCACGCCGATCATCTGGATCGGCTATGGCGCCAGCGCACTCGGCATCTTCTTCAAGTCCGCTTTCGGCCCGCTCGTGCTGGAGCGGATGGACGTGGCGCGCGAGACGGCCGCCAATGTCTCGGCGATCGGTGCGCTGCTGGGCGCCATTTCCGGCGTGGTGATCATGCGCCTTTCAGCGCGCTATGGTCTCAAATTCGCAGCCACCTGCACGCTGCTCATCGTGCCCATGGCGGTCGCCGTCGGCATGGAATGGATCCCCCGCGCGATGCTGCTGCCGACCATCGTGGTGCAGGGCATGCTGGTGGGCGGCTGCCATGCCGCGATCATCAGCCAGCTGGCGCTCTATTATCCCAGCGCCATCCGCGCGAGTGCGGGCGGCTGGGCCTCGGCAATCGGCAAGATCGGCGGCATCGTCGGCCCGCTGATCGGCGGCGCGATCCTCGCCAGCGGCATTCCCGCCGTGCGAACCTATGCCATCGCGGCGATCTGCCCGTTCATCCTGTTCCTCGCGATCATCGCCATCTCGGTGCTGATCCGCAGGCCCGAACGCCAGCCCCCAGTCGAAGGCCGCGTCGCCCCGGCGGCTTGA
- a CDS encoding FAD-dependent oxidoreductase, which produces MAEEQTPKIREVRQSEDRFLASDVFETGGRVLPRANGTGTWMEPAREIPVYHTCDVLVVGGGPAGTAAAWAAAQAGADVVLMERYNHLGGLSTGGLVIWIDRMTDWTGRQVIQGFANDVLGRLPAAGLAGPPRADWGSRDPKKASYWGQRTAAFHGTVCWSPTLDPERLKLISQEMLLGAGVRLVFHSWAAVPMVADGKVEGVVFESKAGRQALRAKVVVDTTGDGDIFARAGAEFDTDIEEGDVHHSANTGFMLGGVDMDRWLAFRGNEPEQYAEFAKLGRERLGFFQPPYVSWRNDIALFLGPRQSGLSALDVDDQTELEIRSHRFMQTHCEFFLEHAPGFEQCYMLQSGSQLGVRHTRRLGGVGKVLRSQWADGIALPDEIGVSPSVSLKYPVISVPYGALVPRKLDGLLAGGKHISCDANSHGFMREIPQCWLTGQAAGAAAALSVGAGVQPRALDVRALRKELRRQGVFLHDEPDAMAQPAQAEAAAVAR; this is translated from the coding sequence ATGGCCGAGGAACAGACGCCCAAAATCCGTGAAGTCCGCCAGTCGGAGGATCGCTTCCTGGCATCCGACGTCTTCGAGACGGGCGGCCGGGTGCTGCCGCGCGCGAATGGCACGGGAACGTGGATGGAGCCGGCGCGCGAGATCCCGGTCTATCACACATGCGACGTGCTGGTGGTCGGCGGCGGCCCGGCGGGCACGGCGGCGGCCTGGGCGGCGGCGCAGGCGGGCGCGGACGTGGTGCTCATGGAGCGCTATAATCATCTGGGCGGGCTCTCGACCGGCGGGCTGGTGATCTGGATCGACCGGATGACCGACTGGACCGGCCGGCAGGTCATCCAGGGCTTCGCCAATGATGTGCTGGGGCGCTTGCCCGCGGCCGGCCTGGCCGGGCCGCCGCGCGCCGACTGGGGTTCGCGCGATCCCAAGAAGGCCAGCTACTGGGGCCAGCGCACCGCGGCCTTCCATGGCACGGTCTGCTGGTCGCCCACGCTCGATCCCGAGCGGCTCAAGCTCATCAGCCAGGAAATGCTGCTGGGCGCGGGCGTGCGGCTGGTGTTCCACAGCTGGGCTGCGGTGCCGATGGTGGCCGATGGCAAAGTCGAGGGCGTCGTGTTCGAATCCAAGGCCGGGCGTCAGGCCCTGCGCGCCAAGGTGGTGGTGGATACCACTGGCGACGGGGACATCTTCGCGCGCGCCGGCGCCGAGTTCGACACCGACATCGAGGAAGGCGACGTCCATCACAGCGCCAACACCGGCTTCATGCTGGGCGGTGTGGACATGGATCGCTGGCTGGCGTTCCGGGGCAACGAGCCCGAGCAATATGCCGAATTCGCGAAGCTGGGCCGTGAGCGGCTGGGCTTCTTCCAGCCCCCTTATGTCTCCTGGCGCAACGATATCGCGCTGTTCCTGGGCCCGCGCCAGTCCGGCCTTTCGGCGCTGGATGTCGACGACCAGACCGAGCTGGAGATCCGTTCGCACCGCTTCATGCAGACGCATTGCGAGTTCTTCCTGGAGCATGCGCCGGGGTTTGAGCAATGCTACATGCTGCAGAGCGGCTCGCAGCTCGGCGTGCGGCACACGCGGCGTCTGGGCGGCGTCGGCAAGGTGCTGCGCAGCCAGTGGGCGGACGGCATCGCGCTGCCGGACGAGATCGGCGTCAGTCCTTCGGTCAGCCTCAAATATCCGGTGATCTCGGTGCCTTATGGCGCGCTGGTGCCGCGCAAGCTGGATGGCCTGCTGGCCGGCGGCAAGCACATCAGCTGCGATGCCAACTCGCACGGCTTCATGCGCGAGATCCCGCAATGCTGGCTCACCGGACAGGCCGCGGGCGCTGCAGCCGCGCTCTCGGTCGGCGCCGGCGTCCAGCCGCGCGCGCTTGATGTGCGGGCCCTTCGCAAGGAATTGCGCCGGCAGGGCGTCTTCCTGCATGATGAACCCGATGCGATGGCGCAGCCCGCGCAAGCGGAAGCCGCGGCCGTCGCGCGCTGA
- a CDS encoding TauD/TfdA family dioxygenase: protein MADVDAAIERQGMGWTRLGEPSGAWTSESGGGSEGLTRRLSPAQIDALDTAVRATEGRAATDVTADDFGAPELRALMAAARYDIMAGRGAVLLSGIDIGRYDLEQFKRLHFGLGTHLGMAAEQSPRHDRIGLVRKEPNPDRRGYLTDTELGPHTDYHEILSLACVVASEEGGVSGFVSAAAVYEALRRERPDLLDALLEGYHYPTSLETVTDYKVPTFSVVDGHVAIYNYVIYIAQAAQIRGEPVPPRLVEALRCLFAIAKRPEFMVSFMLQPGEIVFWHNFRVMHSRTSFRNSPGRERTLLRLWLHAHETFPMARGYHEIGRILDRQHGEGWSMLVNTDESLRAVYELVNGQG from the coding sequence ATGGCGGATGTCGACGCGGCGATCGAGCGGCAAGGAATGGGCTGGACCAGGCTGGGGGAACCCTCCGGCGCCTGGACGTCCGAAAGCGGCGGCGGGTCCGAAGGCCTGACGCGGCGGCTGAGCCCGGCGCAGATCGACGCGCTGGACACGGCAGTGCGCGCGACCGAGGGCCGCGCCGCGACGGACGTCACGGCCGATGATTTCGGCGCGCCGGAGCTGCGCGCGCTGATGGCGGCGGCGCGCTACGACATCATGGCCGGGCGCGGCGCAGTGCTGCTCTCCGGCATCGACATCGGCCGATACGATCTGGAGCAGTTCAAGCGCCTGCATTTCGGCCTCGGCACGCATCTGGGCATGGCTGCCGAGCAGAGCCCGCGGCACGACCGCATCGGCCTTGTCCGCAAGGAGCCCAATCCCGACCGGCGCGGCTATCTGACCGACACCGAACTGGGCCCGCATACCGATTATCACGAGATACTGAGCCTTGCCTGCGTGGTCGCATCGGAGGAAGGCGGGGTGAGCGGCTTCGTCAGCGCTGCCGCCGTTTACGAAGCGCTGCGCCGGGAGCGGCCGGACCTGCTCGACGCGCTGCTGGAAGGCTATCATTATCCCACCAGCCTGGAGACGGTGACCGACTACAAGGTGCCGACCTTCTCGGTGGTGGATGGCCATGTCGCCATCTACAATTATGTGATCTACATTGCGCAGGCAGCGCAGATCCGGGGCGAACCGGTGCCGCCCCGACTGGTGGAAGCGCTGCGCTGCCTCTTCGCCATCGCCAAGCGGCCGGAATTCATGGTCTCCTTCATGCTCCAGCCGGGCGAGATCGTCTTCTGGCATAATTTCCGCGTGATGCACTCGCGCACCAGCTTCAGGAACAGTCCGGGACGGGAACGGACTCTGCTGCGCCTGTGGCTCCACGCCCACGAGACATTCCCCATGGCGCGGGGCTATCACGAGATCGGCCGCATTCTCGACCGCCAGCATGGCGAGGGCTGGTCGATGCTGGTGAACACGGACGAGAGCCTGCGCGCCGTCTATGAGCTGGTGAACGGTCAGGGCTGA
- a CDS encoding homoserine dehydrogenase, whose protein sequence is MKRFNIAMTGFGAVGAALAELLLERRDHYRDRHGLDVRLTGVLRAQGAAIDAEGLPALPASFGAAPDFPAFLATARADALVEASPSDIRTGGPALTYIRTALERGLHVIAVSKGALVREGVALRDLAASRGVALAVSGAAAAALPTVDVIRHALAGARVLRIEGILNATTNHLLSAMMARDISLEAALIEAQAAGIAEADPSLDIDGWDTAAKLLIMALFGLDARLSIDDMAVAGIRHVDQAQVRHWRAAGLVPKLIGHARRDGDMWRAGVTLQALPGDDPFARVQGSEKAIRIETDDLGTLMVSGGGSAPRATAAAALKDLEHILRERRA, encoded by the coding sequence GTGAAACGCTTCAACATCGCCATGACCGGCTTCGGTGCCGTGGGTGCAGCGCTGGCCGAACTTCTGCTGGAGCGGCGGGACCATTATCGCGATCGTCATGGGCTGGACGTGCGCCTCACCGGCGTCCTGCGCGCGCAAGGCGCCGCGATCGATGCCGAGGGGTTGCCGGCGCTACCCGCGTCTTTCGGCGCGGCGCCGGATTTCCCGGCCTTCCTCGCGACGGCCCGGGCGGATGCGCTGGTCGAGGCCAGCCCTTCGGACATCCGCACCGGCGGCCCGGCCCTCACCTATATCCGCACGGCGCTGGAGCGCGGCCTGCATGTCATTGCTGTGTCCAAGGGCGCGCTGGTTCGCGAGGGCGTGGCGCTGCGGGATCTTGCGGCATCGCGTGGTGTCGCGCTTGCCGTCAGCGGCGCGGCGGCGGCCGCCCTGCCGACCGTCGACGTCATTCGCCATGCGCTGGCCGGGGCGCGCGTGCTGCGCATCGAGGGCATCCTGAACGCGACGACCAATCATCTGCTGAGCGCCATGATGGCGCGCGACATCAGCCTGGAGGCAGCGCTGATCGAAGCGCAGGCGGCCGGCATCGCCGAGGCGGACCCCAGCCTCGACATTGACGGGTGGGATACCGCCGCCAAACTGCTCATCATGGCCCTGTTCGGCCTCGATGCCCGTCTCTCGATCGACGACATGGCGGTCGCCGGCATCCGCCATGTCGATCAGGCGCAGGTCCGCCACTGGCGCGCGGCCGGGCTCGTGCCCAAGCTCATCGGCCATGCCCGGCGGGATGGCGACATGTGGCGCGCCGGCGTCACGCTGCAGGCGCTGCCGGGCGACGATCCCTTCGCGCGCGTGCAGGGCAGCGAAAAGGCGATCCGCATCGAGACGGACGATCTGGGCACGCTGATGGTGAGCGGTGGCGGCTCGGCCCCGCGCGCCACCGCCGCCGCCGCGCTCAAGGACCTCGAGCATATCCTGCGCGAAAGACGGGCCTGA
- a CDS encoding queuosine precursor transporter — MAVDPSMHRPVHVDASVLHGRQLRYYDVVMAAFVAILLLSNVIGAAKLATLGGFTFGAGILFFPLGYVIGDVLTEVYGYARARRCIWVGFGAMVFMAFMSWVVVSLPPADGWDGQGAYDAVFGQVPRIVLASILAFWAGELTNSFVLAKMKILTRGKYLWTRTIGSTIVGQGVDSLIFYPLAFLGIWTSEQVLLVMVTNWALKVGWEIVLTPATYFFVNLFKRGEGLDVFDERTAFTPFKTGV, encoded by the coding sequence ATGGCTGTCGATCCTTCCATGCACCGCCCCGTCCATGTCGATGCCAGCGTGCTGCATGGGCGGCAGCTGCGTTATTATGACGTGGTGATGGCGGCGTTCGTCGCCATCCTGCTGCTCTCCAACGTGATCGGGGCGGCCAAGCTCGCCACGCTGGGCGGCTTCACCTTCGGCGCGGGCATCCTCTTCTTTCCGCTCGGCTATGTGATCGGCGACGTGCTGACGGAAGTCTATGGCTATGCGCGCGCGCGGCGCTGCATCTGGGTAGGCTTCGGCGCGATGGTCTTCATGGCCTTCATGAGCTGGGTCGTGGTCTCGCTGCCGCCGGCCGACGGCTGGGACGGGCAGGGCGCCTATGATGCGGTCTTCGGCCAGGTGCCGCGCATCGTGCTGGCGTCCATCCTCGCCTTCTGGGCCGGCGAACTCACCAACAGCTTCGTGCTCGCGAAGATGAAGATCCTGACGCGCGGGAAGTACCTGTGGACCCGCACGATCGGCTCGACCATCGTGGGGCAGGGCGTCGACAGCCTGATCTTTTATCCGCTCGCGTTCCTGGGGATCTGGACGAGCGAACAGGTGCTGCTGGTGATGGTGACCAACTGGGCCCTCAAGGTGGGCTGGGAAATCGTGCTGACGCCGGCGACCTATTTCTTCGTCAATCTCTTCAAGCGCGGCGAAGGGCTGGACGTGTTCGACGAGCGCACCGCGTTCACGCCGTTCAAGACCGGGGTCTGA